GACCAATGCGATGGGCGTGGCCCAGGGCGCGCGCGACGAAGCAGAAACGGCCATGAAAAGCATGATGGACCGATGGCTCGCGGATCGCGACTTTGTTACGCGGGAAGAGTTCGACGCGGTACGTGCCATGGCACAAAAAGCGCGCGAAGAGAATGACGCTCTCAAAGCGCGCCTCGACGCCTTTGAAGCCAAGAGCTAAACCGACTCTGGCGCTCCGCCCGAACAGGTTCTGGCGCGCGGAACGCCAACTTTGCAGTTAATAAATGGTTAAAGTGGGTCACCAATCGTTACGATTGGTTATATTTTGCGTGTTCACGCCTTTCATCCACAACTTATTGCGGTTTCCCACAAGAATAGGGGTTGCCACAGCATCGTTCACACCGCACCATATCTTGTATAGGCATGGGGGCTCGCCCCGGTCTGTAGAGCAGGCACCTAGCATTGGGGGCCGTCACCGGCCTGTGACGCTAGCGCGAAAAAAGAGGTGGCACAATGGCCCTGTCAGAGCATTATCTGGAAGATGATATTCACCCCATCGATATCGTTGAGCATCTAGCGGCGCACCACGATTGGGATTTCGACCGTATCTCGGATGAGCAGATCGCAATGGCCGTAGAAGGCCAGTGGCGCACCTATTCCCTCACACTGGCCTGGTCGGCCTATGACGAAACGTTAAGGATGATCTGCACCTTTGATATGGAGCCACCGGACGAAAAGCGATCTGAACTTTATGAGCTACTGAACCATATCAACGATCAATGCTGGGCCGGCGCGTTCACGTATTGGGACGAGCAAAAGCTCATGGTTTATCGCTATGGTCTGGTCATGGCGGGCGGTCATGTTGCAAGCGCGGATCAGATCGACACCATGATCGGCGCTGCGGTGATGAGCGCGGAACGGTATTATCCCGCCATGCAATTGCTTGTTTGGGGCAATCAAACTCCGACGCAGGCTCTGCAGGTCGCCATTGCAGAGGCTTACGGTCGCGCGTAACAATCCCCCGACACGTTTTGCGGGGGGCATAAAAACATGAACGACAGTCGTATCGCGCGCCAGGGGCTCGTTCTGCTGGGATGCGGCAAGATGGGATCGGCGATGTTGGCTGGGTGGCTCGCACAGGGTTTACCATCGTCCTCTGTCTCGGTTGTTGATCCCAACCCCTCAGAGTGGCTTTTGTCTACGGGCGTATTGGTGAATGCCAGTTTGCCCGCCAAACCTGCGCTCGTGCTTGTCGCGGTAAAACCACAGATGATGGCGGAGGCTTTGCCAACGTTGCAGGCAATGGGAAATGGGGAAACCGTTTTTGTCAGCGTGGCCGCGGGCATAACAATTGCTTCCTTTGAGCACATTCTTGGCCCAGAAACGCCGATTGTACGCGCGATGCCCAATACGCCAGCGGCAATTTCGCGTGGAATTACAGCAATCATTGGCAATGCTGCCGTAGAATCTTCCGCCCTCGAAGAGGCCGAAATGCTGTTGAGCGCGGTTGGCGAAGTTGTCAGGTTGCAAAATGAGTCGCAAATTGACGCTGTGACGGGAGTGAGTGGTTCTGGCCCCGCTTATGTATTTCACATGATAGAAACCATGGCGGCGGCTGGCATGGCCCAAGGCTTGCCTGCCGACCTTTCAATGCAATTGGCGAAGGCAACGGTTGCGGGCGCGGGTGCCTTGGCACAATCATCTGAAGAAGATCCCGCACAACTACGGGTCAACGTCACCTCGCCGAACGGCACGACGCAGGCCGCTCTTGACGTATTGATGGATCCAGTAAAAGGATTTCCCGCGCTGTTGAACCGCGCAGTCAAGGCGGCTGCAGACAGATCTCGGGAACTTGCAAATGGATAACATTAGCTTTGACGACTTTCTCAAAGTCGACGTGCGGTGCGGTGTGGTACTGCGTGCCGAAACCTTTCCAGAGGCACGCAAACCCGCGATCAAGATGTGGATTGATTTTGGGGGTGATATCGGCGAGCGGAAATCATCCGCACAAGTCACGGCCCACTATGATCCTGAAACGCTGATTGGCAAACAAGTTTTGGCTGTGGTGAATTTTCCACCACGCCAGATCGGGCCGTTTTTATCTGAGGTGCTGGTGCTGGGCTTGCCGGATGAAACGGGTGAAATCGTACTGATCACACCCGACGCCAAAGTGCCCAACGGAGGACGATTGCATTGACCAAAGTTTTTATGACCCGGCCGTTGCCACAAACGGTGCAAGACGCAGCCGCGCAGCTCTTTGACCTGACGGTACGCGCGATGACCTCCCCCCTCAGCGTTGAGGAAATGCGCAGTGCGCTCAGCGACTATGACGGCGTAGTACCAACATTGGGCGATATGTTCTCGGCGGAAATTTTTGCCGCGCAACCATCCTGGCGTTGCAGGATTTTGGCGAACTTTGGTGTTGGGTATAACCACATCGACGTGGATGCAGCTGTTGCCTCGGGCATAACAGTCAGCAACACGCCGGGGGCAGTGACGGATGCAACGGCAGACACCGCGATGACCCTGATGCTGATGAGTGCGCGCCGTGCTGGCGAGGGCGAACGATTGCTACGCGCGGGGCAGTGGGACGGCTGGCATCCAACGCAACTTCTGGGTATGCACCTGGGCGGAAAAACGGTCGG
This genomic interval from Paracoccaceae bacterium contains the following:
- a CDS encoding accessory factor UbiK family protein yields the protein MQTRNKIFDDISQLMTNAMGVAQGARDEAETAMKSMMDRWLADRDFVTREEFDAVRAMAQKAREENDALKARLDAFEAKS
- a CDS encoding YbjN domain-containing protein, whose amino-acid sequence is MALSEHYLEDDIHPIDIVEHLAAHHDWDFDRISDEQIAMAVEGQWRTYSLTLAWSAYDETLRMICTFDMEPPDEKRSELYELLNHINDQCWAGAFTYWDEQKLMVYRYGLVMAGGHVASADQIDTMIGAAVMSAERYYPAMQLLVWGNQTPTQALQVAIAEAYGRA
- the proC gene encoding pyrroline-5-carboxylate reductase, with translation MNDSRIARQGLVLLGCGKMGSAMLAGWLAQGLPSSSVSVVDPNPSEWLLSTGVLVNASLPAKPALVLVAVKPQMMAEALPTLQAMGNGETVFVSVAAGITIASFEHILGPETPIVRAMPNTPAAISRGITAIIGNAAVESSALEEAEMLLSAVGEVVRLQNESQIDAVTGVSGSGPAYVFHMIETMAAAGMAQGLPADLSMQLAKATVAGAGALAQSSEEDPAQLRVNVTSPNGTTQAALDVLMDPVKGFPALLNRAVKAAADRSRELANG
- a CDS encoding tRNA-binding protein, with translation MDNISFDDFLKVDVRCGVVLRAETFPEARKPAIKMWIDFGGDIGERKSSAQVTAHYDPETLIGKQVLAVVNFPPRQIGPFLSEVLVLGLPDETGEIVLITPDAKVPNGGRLH